Proteins from a genomic interval of Nerophis lumbriciformis linkage group LG01, RoL_Nlum_v2.1, whole genome shotgun sequence:
- the phlda3 gene encoding pleckstrin homology-like domain family A member 3 — MSLPAKVSRDGLLEKRSGGLLQLWKKKRCVLTEEGLRLQRCKGGPADAPCAAWGSRAKELPFEGMVTVDCVEYKRGLVYFTVVMATGEEIDFRCPQDGTAWNAEIALALVRFKNLQAVQTGRKRLLSTAHLGSTGEDEEL; from the coding sequence ATGTCTCTCCCGGCCAAAGTGTCGAGGGACGGGCTGCTGGAGAAGCGCAGCGGCGGCCTCCTCCAGCTGTGGAAGAAGAAACGCTGCGTGTTGACGGAGGAAGGTCTGCGGCTGCAGAGATGCAAAGGAGGCCCCGCCGACGCTCCGTGCGCGGCTTGGGGCTCCAGAGCCAAAGAGCTGCCGTTCGAAGGCATGGTGACGGTGGACTGCGTGGAGTACAAGCGGGGCTTGGTGTACTTCACTGTGGTCATGGCCACCGGGGAGGAGATCGATTTCCGCTGTCCGCAGGACGGTACGGCGTGGAACGCAGAGATCGCCTTGGCTCTGGTCCGGTTTAAGAACCTGCAGGCGGTGCAGACCGGGAGGAAGAGGCTGCTCTCTACGGCGCACCTGGGTAGCACCGGGGAGGATGAGGAGCTATGA